One Fibrobacter sp. UWB13 DNA window includes the following coding sequences:
- a CDS encoding glycoside hydrolase N-terminal domain-containing protein: protein MFRTKKSLASRILGSAAIACAVAFSNVAATTDNPLTLWYNSDAGSEFTNALPIGNGYMGGLIYGGVEKDYIGLNESTVWSGGPGDNNKQGAASHLKDARDALWRGDYRTAESIVSQYMIGPGPASFQPVGDLVISTSHKGSSNYRRELDLKTAIAKTTYTVGGVKHTREYFASYPDHVIVVHLSADKDGSVSFGATMTTPHRNNRMTSSGNTLIYDVTVNSIKFQNRLTVVTDGGTVSVSNGNINVQGANSATLILTTATNFKSYNDVSGDPGAIASEIMSKVAKKSYEDLLAAHLKDYQTIFNRVKLDLGTADKSAGDITSTRVKNFNSTNDPSLVELHYQYGRYLLIASSRKGGQPANLQGIWNKDTNPIWGSKYTTNINLEMNYWPAESGNLEECVWPLIDKIKSMVPQGEKTAKVHWGVDEGWVEHHNTDLWNRSAPIDGAWGLWPTGAGWLTTHLWEHFLYNPTDKAYLQDVYSTMKGAALFFVNSLVEEPTTGNKYLVTAPSDSPENDHGGYNVCFGPTMDNQIIRDVLNYTIEASKILGVDEDVRAKMEATVKRLPPTKTGKYGQITEWLQDWDDPNNKNRHISHLYGLFPSAQITPEETPDLIKGAGVTLQQRGDDATGWSLAWKINFWARMHDGDHAYRMIRMLLTPSKTYNNLFDAHPPFQIDGNFGAVSGVNEMLMQSHNNRINLLPALPSQWANGSVKGIRARGGFEIDSMAWKGGKLTYVAIKSLVGSTLNVVSGTNKYSTATVAGKVYEFDGNLKVTNAPFEPLEITDKIQAENYVAMDGVQIEEDSLGTPNIGWINDGDWTQYYINVPAAGSYVLTGRVATGSEKESVITVTDSTGKILGTLSIDPSKSKGWNDWYEATTKITLPAGKQKLTFTYTGEDTYLGNVDWYNLEADPTSVAMPVMRNASLSVSRVPYSHASIALMVNAPANDYVVHLVGVNGKFIGTQCGHGDGLAEFGVGAPLAPGMYFAIVKSGSMQKTMKLTVH from the coding sequence ATGTTTAGAACAAAGAAATCTTTAGCAAGCCGAATCCTTGGCTCTGCGGCAATAGCTTGTGCCGTAGCCTTTTCGAATGTCGCCGCGACAACGGACAATCCGCTTACACTGTGGTACAATAGTGATGCCGGTTCCGAATTCACGAATGCGCTCCCGATTGGTAACGGCTACATGGGTGGCCTCATCTACGGTGGTGTCGAAAAGGATTACATCGGCCTTAACGAAAGTACGGTCTGGTCGGGCGGCCCTGGCGATAACAACAAGCAGGGGGCGGCAAGCCATTTGAAAGATGCCCGTGACGCCTTATGGCGTGGCGACTATCGCACGGCAGAATCCATCGTGAGCCAGTACATGATTGGACCGGGGCCTGCAAGTTTCCAGCCGGTGGGCGATCTTGTGATTTCTACTTCGCACAAGGGTTCTTCCAATTACCGACGTGAACTTGACCTCAAGACTGCAATCGCAAAGACTACCTACACGGTGGGCGGCGTCAAGCATACCCGTGAATATTTCGCAAGCTATCCCGATCACGTGATTGTCGTGCATCTCTCTGCCGATAAGGATGGCTCCGTAAGCTTTGGTGCAACGATGACGACTCCGCATCGCAATAACCGCATGACCTCTAGCGGCAACACGCTCATTTACGATGTCACGGTCAATTCCATCAAGTTTCAGAATCGCTTGACTGTTGTTACCGATGGTGGCACGGTTTCTGTATCCAACGGCAACATCAACGTGCAGGGCGCAAATAGCGCAACGCTTATCCTCACGACCGCTACAAACTTCAAGTCTTATAACGATGTGAGTGGCGATCCGGGTGCTATTGCATCCGAAATCATGTCGAAGGTTGCAAAGAAGTCCTATGAAGATTTGCTTGCAGCACATCTCAAGGATTACCAGACGATTTTCAACCGCGTCAAGCTGGACCTCGGTACGGCGGACAAGAGCGCAGGCGACATCACCTCCACCCGCGTCAAGAATTTCAATTCCACAAATGACCCGTCTCTTGTAGAGCTTCATTACCAGTATGGTCGTTATTTGCTCATCGCTAGTTCTCGCAAGGGCGGGCAGCCGGCCAACTTGCAGGGCATCTGGAACAAGGACACAAACCCGATTTGGGGTAGTAAGTACACCACCAACATCAACCTCGAAATGAACTACTGGCCGGCAGAATCCGGCAACCTCGAAGAATGCGTTTGGCCGCTCATTGACAAAATCAAGTCCATGGTGCCGCAGGGCGAAAAGACCGCCAAGGTGCACTGGGGCGTGGATGAAGGTTGGGTAGAACACCACAATACCGACCTTTGGAACCGCTCTGCTCCGATTGACGGTGCGTGGGGACTTTGGCCGACAGGTGCTGGCTGGCTCACGACTCACCTTTGGGAACACTTCCTCTACAATCCGACGGACAAGGCGTACCTGCAGGACGTTTATTCAACAATGAAGGGGGCTGCACTCTTCTTCGTAAACAGCCTCGTCGAAGAACCGACTACGGGCAACAAGTATTTAGTCACCGCTCCGAGCGATTCCCCGGAAAATGACCATGGTGGCTATAACGTTTGCTTTGGTCCGACGATGGACAACCAGATTATCCGCGACGTTTTGAACTACACGATTGAAGCTTCCAAGATTCTCGGCGTTGACGAAGATGTCCGTGCCAAGATGGAAGCAACCGTCAAGCGCCTCCCACCGACAAAGACGGGTAAGTACGGACAAATTACGGAATGGCTCCAAGATTGGGATGATCCGAACAACAAGAACCGTCACATTTCTCACTTGTACGGCCTTTTCCCGAGTGCTCAGATTACTCCGGAAGAAACTCCGGACTTAATCAAGGGCGCTGGCGTTACGCTGCAACAGCGCGGCGATGATGCCACCGGTTGGTCTCTTGCTTGGAAAATCAACTTCTGGGCGCGCATGCACGATGGCGACCATGCTTACAGAATGATTCGCATGCTTCTCACGCCGAGCAAGACTTACAATAACTTGTTCGATGCGCATCCGCCGTTCCAGATTGATGGTAACTTCGGTGCAGTCTCTGGCGTGAACGAAATGCTCATGCAGAGCCACAACAACAGAATTAACCTGCTCCCGGCTCTCCCGTCGCAGTGGGCAAACGGCTCCGTGAAGGGCATCCGCGCTCGCGGTGGTTTCGAAATTGATTCCATGGCATGGAAGGGCGGCAAGCTCACGTATGTGGCCATCAAGTCGCTCGTGGGTAGCACGCTGAATGTTGTTTCGGGTACAAACAAGTACTCTACCGCGACTGTTGCTGGTAAGGTCTATGAATTCGATGGCAATCTCAAGGTGACGAACGCTCCGTTCGAACCGCTCGAAATTACGGACAAAATTCAGGCTGAAAACTATGTGGCTATGGACGGCGTGCAAATTGAAGAAGATTCTCTTGGCACTCCGAACATTGGCTGGATTAACGATGGCGATTGGACTCAGTACTACATAAATGTCCCGGCTGCAGGTAGCTACGTCTTGACGGGTCGCGTTGCCACAGGCTCCGAAAAAGAAAGTGTCATCACGGTCACGGATTCTACGGGCAAGATTCTCGGAACGCTCTCCATTGACCCATCAAAGTCTAAGGGCTGGAACGATTGGTATGAAGCAACTACGAAGATTACGCTCCCGGCGGGCAAGCAAAAGCTCACGTTCACGTACACTGGCGAAGACACTTACCTTGGCAACGTAGACTGGTACAATCTTGAAGCCGACCCGACATCTGTTGCAATGCCGGTCATGCGTAATGCTTCGCTCTCCGTAAGTCGCGTGCCGTACTCTCACGCATCCATTGCGCTGATGGTGAATGCACCGGCTAATGATTACGTTGTCCATCTCGTTGGTGTGAACGGCAAGTTCATCGGTACGCAGTGCGGTCACGGCGACGGTCTCGCAGAATTTGGCGTTGGCGCACCTCTTGCACCGGGCATGTATTTTGCCATCGTCAAGAGCGGCTCCATGCAAAAGACCATGAAACTCACTGTCCATTAA
- a CDS encoding endo-1,4-beta-xylanase: MRKLSLSLAAVAVAGFVSVANAALADGGAKFLGNITTGGQIRSDFAQYWNQITPENGCKWGSIHSLSNGNSGTSKFAWDNFDKCESAYKWAKEKPGERHFKFHALVWGSQYPNFLCKKKNPGITVELTKKYITEWFDAVAARFPDLEYIDVVNEAIWAGNNYHSGYGKPAAGAEGHSTDDTECGGSYIIEALGGDRVVNGKHQYDFITNAFKMARERWPKAVLIYNDYNTLSWQINEGIELIQTIVKNGAPIDAYGQQAHDCKGMSKSDFESKMTRIHNETGLPLLVSEYDIGEADDTKQKNDYANQIPFMWETPWVAGITIWGYINGSTWVANTGLIEKDGRKRASMNWLEDYFAKNLSKGKNDVTFTPVEPEPQLPFKGEAIAIPGKVEAEDFDIPGVGVNEDGTSNQSYSDDSENHGDSDYRKDTGVDLYKKATGVIVGYNSEGDWLEWTVNVKEAGDYTMFAAVAAAGSTSSFQLSLDGKALTEKITVPAAKEGEENYDDYNKVKANVTLPEGKHVLRMDVTGAWFDVDYFTFVKGKDATDPEPIEEEIPDAIHSNLRMNYPVLSDYDVFDMNGVRLGRMSAYSVDEAVTTLKNTSAIKVQGIYLLRSVKSGMVKSVRVTR, translated from the coding sequence ATGAGAAAACTGTCTCTCTCTTTGGCTGCAGTAGCCGTTGCTGGTTTTGTCTCCGTTGCTAACGCTGCCCTTGCCGATGGCGGTGCTAAATTCTTAGGTAATATCACTACGGGTGGCCAGATTCGTAGCGACTTTGCTCAATATTGGAACCAGATTACACCCGAAAACGGCTGTAAGTGGGGTTCTATCCATTCCCTTTCTAATGGCAACAGCGGTACAAGCAAGTTCGCCTGGGACAACTTCGACAAGTGCGAAAGCGCCTACAAGTGGGCCAAGGAAAAACCGGGCGAACGCCACTTCAAGTTCCACGCCCTCGTTTGGGGTTCCCAGTACCCGAACTTCCTCTGCAAAAAGAAAAATCCGGGCATTACCGTAGAACTCACCAAAAAGTACATCACCGAATGGTTTGATGCCGTTGCCGCGAGGTTCCCGGACCTCGAATACATTGACGTGGTGAACGAAGCTATTTGGGCGGGTAACAACTACCACTCTGGTTACGGCAAGCCTGCTGCAGGTGCCGAAGGCCACAGCACCGACGATACCGAATGCGGCGGCTCCTACATTATCGAAGCCCTCGGCGGTGACCGCGTTGTAAATGGCAAGCACCAGTACGACTTTATCACGAACGCCTTCAAGATGGCCCGCGAACGCTGGCCGAAGGCTGTGCTTATCTATAACGACTATAACACGCTCTCCTGGCAGATCAACGAAGGTATCGAACTCATCCAGACAATCGTCAAGAATGGAGCTCCGATCGATGCCTACGGTCAGCAGGCTCACGACTGCAAGGGCATGAGCAAGTCCGATTTCGAAAGCAAGATGACCCGTATCCATAACGAGACGGGCCTCCCGCTCCTCGTTTCGGAATACGATATCGGCGAAGCCGACGATACCAAGCAGAAAAACGATTACGCAAACCAGATTCCGTTCATGTGGGAAACTCCTTGGGTCGCAGGCATTACCATCTGGGGCTATATCAATGGTTCTACTTGGGTTGCAAACACCGGCCTTATCGAAAAGGATGGCCGCAAGCGCGCTTCCATGAACTGGCTCGAAGACTACTTCGCCAAGAACTTGAGCAAGGGCAAGAACGATGTGACCTTCACTCCGGTTGAACCCGAACCGCAGCTTCCGTTCAAGGGTGAAGCGATTGCCATTCCGGGTAAGGTCGAAGCCGAAGATTTCGATATTCCGGGTGTGGGCGTCAACGAAGACGGTACGAGCAACCAGTCCTACAGCGACGATTCCGAAAACCACGGCGATAGCGATTACCGCAAGGACACGGGCGTTGACCTTTACAAGAAGGCGACCGGCGTAATCGTGGGCTACAACAGCGAAGGCGACTGGCTCGAATGGACCGTGAACGTGAAGGAAGCGGGCGACTACACGATGTTTGCCGCCGTGGCTGCCGCAGGTTCTACCTCCAGCTTCCAACTCTCTCTCGATGGCAAGGCGCTTACCGAAAAGATTACTGTCCCCGCCGCCAAGGAAGGTGAAGAAAATTATGACGACTACAACAAGGTCAAGGCCAACGTGACTCTCCCGGAAGGCAAACATGTTCTCCGCATGGATGTAACCGGCGCCTGGTTTGACGTGGACTACTTCACCTTCGTGAAGGGCAAGGACGCTACCGACCCCGAACCGATCGAAGAAGAAATTCCGGATGCCATCCACTCGAACCTCCGCATGAATTACCCGGTTCTCAGCGATTACGATGTCTTTGACATGAACGGCGTCCGTCTCGGCCGCATGAGCGCCTACTCCGTAGACGAAGCCGTGACGACCCTCAAGAATACGAGCGCCATCAAGGTCCAGGGAATCTACCTGCTTCGTTCCGTCAAGAGCGGCATGGTAAAATCCGTCCGCGTGACCCGTTAA
- a CDS encoding glycoside hydrolase family 2 TIM barrel-domain containing protein has protein sequence MNFGSSLSLVLSAGLLSAVSLFAQPNDEWNGKPRIFGVNRLNPHVTSMPYTTVEEAVKGDRHASEWYQTLSGEWRFFHVDKPSQRNNDFYKDNYDVSKWDKIKVPSSWQLLGYDHPIYTNVIYPWSQNNRVSAPYAPTDFNPVGHYRRTFTVPETWDGKRIRLHFEGVESAYYVWVNGNYVGYSEDTFTGHEFDINKYLRKGENNISVQVFRWCDGSWLEDQDFIRLSGIMRDVYIYAVPQVHIQDFQIDATLTNNYKDGLLKTTAWIYNSTGKQSGDYTVELSLYDASGAEVIKPTSQKVSGIGPNGAEKSVHFEIPYSSPKRWSAETPDLYTAVLTFKDADGKILQVESNKIGFRKIEIKKENGAPRLLVNGMPVKFHGVDRHELDPDNGRAVTYDRMEKDIILMKRFNINALRMSHYPNNPVMYDLCDKYGIYVIDEANVESHGANNDLPKNSDDWRAPAVDRMNSMVQRDKNHPSIILWSLGNEAGNGNVFASERQRAHEIDSTRFVHYEGDWNNADVNSWMYFGPDAVQNYRDANKPIMLCEYEHAMGNSVGDLQEYMDAFYGNPRSFGGFIWDFIDQGLRHKGTPYFEFGGMWGDWQNDDNFCANGLVFPDRKIQPEMWEVKYQYSQVRVHNVDAAKGKIEIESRYLYKNLGDFLDAFWQIKENGKVIKEGKIDGSQMNIGPNQKKTVTIDMPKIETTVGAEYFLDIDFRLKKDELWAKAGYSIGHEQFGIDLGQLWSTEIDVSTMEAHKVTKNNGLTIEGSDFKIKFDEKSGTLASYVLDGDTIIKNGGRPNFWRAPIDNDKGFNMERGHGEWRKASNNRSVTSEVKEVSARETQVTFNFGFPDVGSTRMKLTYTVYGSGDIVVEYTLNPDGSKSYLPNVGTLFTVPGGYEKVRYFGRGPDENYIGRNRGSFMGLYSTYADSMTVMYMEIGETGQRTDVKWATLTNEKTGKGLMIVGNPRMEFSAQHYTPEQLTNVKLPWELKRDKDITLRVDLHQMGVGGINSWGAEPLNAYRLNANREYSHKFRIAPIRKQLNDPTEYSLLGFTNFGWNKEIPPAKYGRDEINKIYENQPDKDITEGANPDTEGLIPVALPGEIRDLSVAEKNYNVFDAQGKKVGAFTTRGVEDLHAITSGLVKNSGVYIVKSKNGGQAFRITVKK, from the coding sequence ATGAACTTTGGTTCTAGTTTGTCTTTGGTTTTGTCTGCTGGACTATTGTCCGCAGTATCTTTGTTTGCCCAGCCCAACGATGAATGGAATGGCAAGCCAAGAATTTTTGGTGTGAACAGGTTGAATCCGCACGTGACTTCGATGCCATATACGACAGTCGAAGAAGCTGTGAAGGGTGACCGTCACGCTTCGGAATGGTACCAGACGCTTTCGGGTGAGTGGAGATTCTTCCATGTCGATAAGCCTAGCCAGCGTAACAATGATTTCTACAAGGACAACTATGATGTTTCCAAGTGGGATAAAATCAAGGTTCCGAGTTCTTGGCAGCTTTTAGGCTACGATCATCCGATTTACACGAACGTTATTTATCCGTGGTCCCAGAACAACCGCGTTTCTGCACCGTATGCTCCGACGGATTTTAACCCGGTTGGTCATTATCGCCGTACGTTCACGGTTCCCGAAACTTGGGACGGCAAGCGCATCCGTTTGCACTTTGAAGGTGTTGAATCCGCTTACTATGTATGGGTGAACGGCAATTATGTCGGCTACAGTGAAGATACTTTCACGGGTCATGAATTCGATATCAATAAGTACCTCCGCAAGGGCGAAAACAACATCTCTGTGCAGGTGTTCCGCTGGTGCGACGGTTCTTGGCTCGAAGACCAGGACTTTATCCGTCTTTCCGGTATTATGCGCGATGTGTATATCTACGCTGTGCCGCAGGTCCATATTCAGGACTTCCAGATTGATGCTACTCTTACGAACAACTACAAGGATGGTCTCTTAAAGACGACCGCTTGGATTTACAATTCTACGGGCAAGCAGTCTGGTGATTACACCGTGGAACTTTCTTTGTACGATGCTTCCGGTGCCGAAGTAATTAAGCCGACTTCCCAGAAGGTTTCCGGCATTGGTCCGAATGGTGCCGAAAAGAGCGTCCACTTCGAAATTCCGTATTCTTCTCCGAAGCGCTGGTCTGCTGAAACGCCTGACCTCTATACCGCAGTGCTCACGTTCAAGGATGCTGACGGCAAGATTCTCCAGGTTGAAAGTAACAAGATTGGCTTCCGCAAGATTGAAATCAAGAAAGAAAATGGCGCTCCGCGTTTGCTCGTAAACGGCATGCCTGTGAAGTTCCATGGTGTGGACCGTCACGAACTTGATCCGGATAACGGCCGTGCTGTGACTTACGATCGTATGGAAAAAGACATTATCCTCATGAAGCGCTTCAACATCAACGCGCTCCGTATGTCTCACTATCCGAACAATCCGGTGATGTATGATCTCTGCGACAAGTACGGTATTTACGTGATTGACGAAGCGAACGTCGAAAGCCACGGTGCCAACAACGATCTTCCGAAGAATAGCGATGATTGGCGCGCTCCGGCTGTGGACCGCATGAATTCCATGGTGCAGCGTGATAAAAACCATCCGTCCATTATTCTTTGGTCTCTCGGTAACGAAGCCGGTAACGGTAACGTGTTCGCCTCGGAACGTCAGCGTGCTCATGAAATCGACTCTACGCGCTTTGTGCATTACGAAGGCGACTGGAACAATGCCGATGTGAACAGCTGGATGTACTTTGGTCCAGATGCTGTCCAGAATTATCGCGATGCCAACAAGCCGATTATGTTGTGCGAATACGAGCACGCAATGGGTAACTCTGTGGGTGATTTACAGGAATACATGGACGCCTTCTACGGTAACCCGCGCTCTTTCGGTGGCTTCATTTGGGACTTCATTGACCAGGGCCTGCGCCACAAGGGAACTCCGTACTTCGAATTTGGCGGTATGTGGGGCGACTGGCAGAACGACGACAACTTCTGCGCTAACGGTCTCGTGTTCCCCGATCGTAAAATCCAGCCGGAAATGTGGGAAGTCAAGTACCAGTACAGCCAGGTGCGCGTCCATAATGTAGACGCCGCAAAGGGCAAGATTGAAATTGAAAGCCGCTACCTCTACAAGAATCTTGGCGACTTCCTCGATGCCTTCTGGCAGATTAAGGAAAACGGCAAGGTCATTAAGGAAGGTAAGATTGATGGTTCTCAGATGAATATCGGTCCGAACCAGAAAAAGACCGTGACGATTGACATGCCAAAGATTGAAACGACAGTCGGTGCCGAGTACTTCCTGGATATCGATTTCCGCCTCAAAAAAGATGAACTCTGGGCTAAGGCGGGCTACAGCATCGGTCATGAACAGTTCGGCATTGATTTAGGCCAGCTCTGGTCTACTGAAATTGATGTGAGCACCATGGAGGCCCACAAGGTCACTAAGAACAATGGTCTCACGATTGAAGGCTCTGATTTCAAGATTAAGTTTGACGAAAAGTCCGGTACGCTTGCAAGCTACGTTCTTGATGGCGATACGATTATCAAGAACGGCGGACGTCCGAACTTCTGGCGCGCCCCGATTGATAACGACAAGGGCTTCAACATGGAACGTGGCCATGGCGAATGGCGCAAGGCAAGCAATAACCGCTCTGTCACTTCCGAAGTCAAGGAAGTTTCCGCTCGCGAAACGCAGGTGACGTTCAATTTCGGTTTCCCGGATGTCGGCAGCACCCGCATGAAGCTTACGTACACGGTTTACGGCAGTGGCGATATCGTTGTGGAATACACGCTCAATCCAGATGGGTCCAAGAGCTATTTGCCGAACGTGGGTACGCTCTTCACTGTTCCTGGTGGTTACGAAAAGGTCCGTTACTTTGGTCGTGGTCCGGACGAAAACTACATCGGACGTAACCGCGGTAGCTTCATGGGACTTTATTCGACGTATGCAGACTCTATGACCGTCATGTACATGGAAATTGGCGAAACGGGCCAGCGCACCGATGTGAAGTGGGCGACACTTACAAACGAAAAGACGGGCAAGGGCCTTATGATTGTGGGTAACCCGCGCATGGAATTCAGCGCCCAGCACTACACTCCGGAACAGCTCACTAATGTAAAGCTCCCGTGGGAACTCAAGCGCGACAAGGATATCACGCTCCGTGTGGACTTGCACCAAATGGGTGTCGGTGGCATCAACTCTTGGGGCGCAGAACCGCTCAACGCTTACCGCCTGAATGCCAATCGCGAATACTCTCACAAGTTCCGCATAGCTCCGATTCGTAAGCAGTTGAACGATCCGACAGAATACTCGCTGCTTGGTTTCACGAACTTTGGCTGGAACAAGGAAATTCCGCCTGCAAAATACGGCCGTGACGAGATCAACAAGATTTACGAAAATCAGCCGGATAAGGACATTACGGAAGGTGCAAATCCTGATACGGAAGGGCTTATTCCTGTAGCGCTCCCGGGCGAGATTCGTGACCTCTCTGTCGCAGAAAAGAACTACAATGTCTTTGATGCTCAGGGCAAGAAGGTCGGTGCGTTTACGACTCGCGGTGTCGAAGACCTCCATGCGATTACGTCTGGGCTCGTCAAGAATTCTGGCGTGTATATCGTGAAGTCCAAGAACGGTGGCCAAGCTTTCCGCATCACCGTTAAGAAGTAG
- a CDS encoding carbohydrate-binding protein produces the protein MKKRVLGLAFLLCANSFAVTSQFRGVNWADKRDNFVSDVLVLSGLSLSDNHESAYAIADRIVGQFQEVLGTNSVRMPVNEPTILKAFDMYSGALDAALEHGRVAMGYWGPAQPAGPKNMDDWWKMWAKLVETYGDHPNAYFEIFNEPHMYNKTDLRNLYADWLKKFPNVPRDHILLDGSGLAWNVPDIADDPRFEGCLFAVHEYTFWNMSITTEQGWKNSFKGKVGKYIDRTVCTEWGGAMSPGDKAGVHYDYQDYNKAPTNYFTAYIRGMSDQLREWEMGSFYWPGLRDGDWYSMTKRSGEGVNTKLQIVNQSGVDRMQMAWADTVETTPPQQDPFGGLDADGKAIAGKPATLPGKIQAENYDLGGSRVSFYDKSTDNEGKAYRKDAVDIVALDSADASKGHAIGYTQAGEWMEYTVNVEKTATYSVAVQMATASEKAGVQLFVDDKAVSDSIIATQGEDWTTYSAVQAKVGELAAGEHVLKMLVVGNYVNIDWLEFCEGEKCEETVGIRANRASSVRTLENSSPRLRVQNNKLFVEKNGRHFDLTGHRIK, from the coding sequence ATGAAAAAGAGAGTTCTTGGTTTAGCTTTTCTTCTTTGCGCAAACTCATTCGCCGTTACAAGCCAATTCCGCGGAGTCAACTGGGCGGATAAGCGCGACAACTTCGTCTCGGACGTTCTTGTGCTTTCGGGCTTAAGCCTTTCCGACAATCATGAATCGGCTTATGCCATTGCAGACCGTATTGTCGGGCAGTTCCAGGAAGTGCTTGGTACAAACAGCGTGCGCATGCCGGTGAACGAACCGACCATTCTTAAAGCTTTTGACATGTATTCGGGTGCTTTGGATGCTGCTCTTGAACATGGTCGAGTGGCTATGGGCTACTGGGGCCCTGCGCAGCCTGCGGGGCCCAAGAACATGGACGATTGGTGGAAAATGTGGGCGAAACTCGTCGAAACATACGGCGACCATCCGAACGCCTACTTTGAAATTTTCAACGAACCGCACATGTATAACAAGACGGACCTTCGCAATCTCTATGCGGACTGGCTCAAGAAATTCCCGAACGTCCCGCGCGACCACATTTTGCTCGATGGTTCCGGCCTCGCTTGGAACGTTCCGGACATCGCTGACGACCCGCGCTTTGAAGGCTGCCTCTTTGCCGTTCACGAATACACGTTCTGGAACATGAGCATCACCACTGAACAGGGCTGGAAAAACAGCTTCAAGGGCAAGGTTGGCAAGTACATCGACCGCACCGTCTGCACGGAATGGGGCGGCGCCATGAGTCCTGGCGACAAGGCGGGCGTGCATTACGACTATCAGGATTACAACAAGGCTCCGACCAACTACTTCACCGCTTACATTCGCGGCATGTCCGATCAGCTCCGCGAATGGGAAATGGGCAGCTTCTACTGGCCGGGTCTCCGTGATGGCGACTGGTACAGCATGACCAAGCGCAGCGGGGAAGGCGTAAACACCAAGCTCCAGATAGTGAACCAGTCCGGTGTGGACCGCATGCAGATGGCCTGGGCCGATACGGTTGAAACAACGCCTCCGCAGCAGGACCCGTTTGGCGGCCTTGATGCAGACGGAAAAGCCATCGCCGGTAAGCCTGCAACGCTCCCCGGAAAAATTCAGGCCGAAAATTACGACCTCGGTGGTAGCCGCGTCTCGTTCTACGACAAATCGACCGACAACGAAGGCAAGGCCTACCGCAAGGACGCCGTGGACATTGTTGCTCTTGATTCTGCGGACGCCTCCAAGGGCCATGCCATTGGCTACACGCAAGCCGGCGAATGGATGGAATACACGGTGAACGTCGAAAAGACCGCAACGTATAGCGTTGCCGTGCAGATGGCGACTGCTTCCGAGAAGGCTGGCGTGCAGCTCTTTGTCGATGACAAGGCGGTTTCCGATAGCATCATCGCTACGCAAGGCGAAGACTGGACCACCTATAGCGCCGTCCAGGCCAAGGTGGGCGAGCTTGCTGCGGGCGAACACGTGCTTAAAATGCTCGTCGTCGGGAACTACGTAAACATCGACTGGCTCGAATTCTGCGAAGGCGAAAAATGCGAAGAAACCGTCGGAATCCGCGCAAATCGCGCTTCCTCCGTGCGCACTCTCGAAAACTCCTCCCCGCGCCTCCGCGTCCAAAACAACAAGCTCTTTGTCGAGAAAAACGGCCGCCACTTCGACCTCACCGGCCACCGCATCAAGTAA